Proteins encoded by one window of Chryseobacterium sp. POL2:
- a CDS encoding GDP-mannose 4,6-dehydratase, translated as MRYLVTGGSGFIGSHLVEQLLKNGHSVINIDNFDDFYDYKIKIENTLDSTNQPTDFNFKEKNEDIQKLQSITNNDQYKLYYQDIRDLETLEKIFEENNIDLIIHLAALAGVRPSIERPLDYESVNIRGTMNLWELCKKHGIKKFVCASSSSVYGNNEKTPFSETDNVDKPISPYAATKKCCEILGHVYHHLYNIDMIQLRFFTVYGPKQRPDLAIHKFTKLISEEKELPFYGDGSTARDYTYIDDIIDGIIKSITYLEKHDNIYEIINLGESEVINLKEMLQTIENTLSKKAHLKNLPMQPGDVTKTNANITKAMTIIDYKPSTNFQNGIKKFVEWFLRKA; from the coding sequence ATGCGATATCTGGTAACGGGTGGTTCGGGCTTTATTGGTTCTCATCTTGTAGAACAACTTCTTAAAAATGGACATTCTGTCATCAACATAGATAATTTTGATGATTTTTACGATTATAAAATTAAAATTGAAAATACGCTTGATAGTACAAATCAACCGACTGACTTTAATTTTAAAGAAAAAAATGAGGACATTCAAAAACTCCAAAGCATTACCAACAACGATCAATACAAATTGTATTATCAAGATATTCGGGATTTAGAAACATTAGAAAAAATTTTTGAAGAGAATAATATCGATCTTATTATACATTTGGCGGCTTTGGCAGGTGTTCGCCCATCTATCGAACGACCTCTGGATTATGAGTCGGTTAATATCCGTGGTACAATGAATCTTTGGGAACTTTGCAAAAAACACGGTATCAAAAAATTTGTTTGCGCCTCGTCCTCCTCCGTCTATGGGAACAATGAAAAAACACCTTTTTCTGAAACCGACAATGTTGACAAGCCGATTTCACCCTATGCCGCCACCAAAAAATGTTGCGAAATATTAGGCCACGTGTACCATCATCTTTATAATATTGACATGATACAGCTTCGGTTTTTCACGGTTTATGGCCCCAAGCAACGTCCAGACTTGGCAATTCATAAATTTACAAAACTAATTTCTGAAGAGAAAGAACTTCCTTTTTACGGCGATGGAAGCACCGCGCGTGACTACACTTATATAGATGATATTATCGATGGGATTATAAAATCCATAACATACCTGGAAAAACACGATAATATATATGAAATCATCAACCTTGGCGAAAGTGAAGTTATCAACCTTAAAGAAATGCTCCAGACTATTGAGAATACTCTTTCAAAAAAAGCACATCTTAAAAATCTGCCAATGCAACCAGGGGATGTCACAAAAACAAATGCCAACATCACAAAAGCTATGACAATAATTGACTATAAACCAAGCACAAACTTCCAAAATGGCATAAAAAAATTTGTGGAATGGTTTTTGAGAAAAGCATAG
- a CDS encoding DUF2797 domain-containing protein — translation MIFSGQILKMSSQLAEPIQYFLNLNHDLISMNQLFGRELRIKHIGYQCVNCDSDEKIYRMGFCKKCFFESPYASDTIIRPELSTAHLGVAERDLEVEKSIQLVPHIVYLSYTGDVKVGVTRETQIPTRWIDQGATFALPIARTENRYEAGMIEVELKNHVADKTNFRKMLMDELESDLDLKDFRHKIAEYFPKDFKQFASVDEQVVRLDYPYQAPEKVNVFTLDKHPEYSGILKGIKGQYLQFEGDYFMNVRGHEGYVIELDIK, via the coding sequence ATGATATTTTCTGGACAAATTCTAAAAATGAGTTCGCAGTTGGCAGAACCTATACAATATTTTTTGAACCTGAATCATGATTTAATTTCCATGAATCAACTTTTCGGGCGCGAACTTCGTATAAAACATATCGGATACCAATGTGTGAACTGCGACAGTGACGAAAAAATTTACCGAATGGGATTTTGTAAAAAATGCTTTTTCGAAAGTCCGTATGCGAGCGATACTATTATCCGTCCAGAACTGTCGACGGCGCATCTGGGCGTTGCAGAACGTGATCTCGAGGTGGAAAAATCTATCCAGTTGGTGCCTCATATAGTCTATTTGTCTTACACGGGCGATGTTAAAGTTGGGGTGACACGCGAGACGCAAATACCAACGCGATGGATCGATCAGGGCGCAACTTTTGCACTTCCAATTGCAAGAACCGAAAATCGTTACGAAGCTGGTATGATAGAGGTTGAACTTAAAAATCATGTCGCCGACAAAACAAATTTTAGAAAAATGTTGATGGACGAGTTGGAAAGCGACCTGGACCTAAAAGATTTTAGACATAAAATAGCAGAATATTTTCCAAAGGATTTTAAGCAATTTGCAAGCGTTGATGAACAAGTTGTGCGACTAGATTATCCTTATCAAGCACCAGAAAAAGTCAATGTTTTCACTTTGGATAAACATCCGGAATATAGTGGAATTCTAAAAGGTATTAAAGGTCAATATCTTCAATTCGAGGGCGATTATTTTATGAATGTTCGTGGACATGAAGGTTATGTTATAGAACTGGACATTAAATAA
- the mfd gene encoding transcription-repair coupling factor — protein sequence MSLKTIQQYLLPDLLKNEFGKSIFDALQQHQHISVKGSAGSSASIFAAELFVTQKKSILFIFNDKEEALYANAELEDLVGKENVLYFPATHLDPYQIEKTQNANLVLRTEVLNRLNSSKKSKIIVAYSGALSEKVLKKEDFKAISHHIKVGDQLDFDFVDELLNHYQFNQTDFVSEPGEFSVRGGIVDVFSFANEKPFRITFFGNEVESIKTFDIETQLSIGKVTDFQLVSNMNYSVAGTKVSLFELLPRDCFVLAKNAFMSLIQVKNFYEKAEAKFETLSKDIKHQSPKELFVSPEDFSKALKDRPMVDFTLDTLKLDGADFFQVDAFQTQQPTFHKNFELLIEDLMEKQAEGYDTWISFSTEKQKERLESIFEELEKEVPYKGFLSELHEGFVDSKNKISVYTDHQIFDRYQRFKAKNAFAKSEQLTLKDLTSLKIGDFITHIDHGIGKFMGLVKVNNDGKVQECFKLSYKNGDLLYVSIHSLHKISKYNGPDGREIVLSKLGSPAWKSLKQKTKAKVKQIAFDLIKLYAQRKMARGFAFSPDSYLQNELEASFLYEDTPDQEKATIDVKHDMEAETVMDRLICGDVGFGKTEVAIRAAFKAATDGKQVAILVPTTILAFQHYRSFKERLKDFPVNVSYLNRFRTAKQKSETLQGLEDGKIDIVIGTHQLVGKNVKFKDLGLLIIDEEHKFGVSVKDKLKTLKSDIDTLTLTATPIPRTLQFSLMAARDLSVIKTPPPNRQPVDTQMIGFDEEVIRDAVSYELQRDGQVYFINNRIENLKDIAGLIQRLVPDARVITGHGQMDGKKLEENVLDFMEGKYDVLVSTTIVESGVDVPNANTIFINDAQRFGMADLHQMRGRVGRSNRKAFCYLVTPPMDMMTSDARKRLEAIEQFSDLGSGFQIAMKDLEIRGAGDLLGGEQSGFINEMGFEAYQKIMQEALEELKDDEEFEKLFENEEERQKLIKTTKDVNIETDLDLMLPDDYVSSTEERLSLYQKLADIDNEKDLNKFENELIDRFGNLPKEAINLLKNVSLKWLAADIGFDKIAMKKHTFLGYFPSNPQDKFYQTEKFRKVIAYLQQNPAEAQLKEKAGKEGSQLMMRIDNINNVDAVNVLLEKILAS from the coding sequence ATGTCGTTAAAAACCATTCAACAATATTTGTTGCCAGATCTTTTAAAAAACGAATTTGGAAAATCCATTTTCGACGCGCTGCAACAACATCAACATATTTCTGTAAAAGGATCGGCAGGATCTTCTGCTTCTATTTTTGCAGCGGAATTGTTTGTCACTCAGAAGAAAAGTATTCTTTTTATTTTCAATGATAAAGAAGAAGCGCTTTACGCGAATGCTGAGTTGGAAGATTTAGTCGGAAAAGAAAACGTATTGTATTTTCCAGCCACGCATCTCGATCCTTATCAAATCGAAAAAACGCAGAATGCCAATCTTGTGCTCCGGACCGAAGTGCTTAACCGACTGAATTCTAGCAAGAAGTCTAAAATTATTGTTGCTTATTCTGGAGCGCTGTCGGAGAAAGTCTTGAAGAAAGAAGACTTCAAAGCGATTTCACATCATATAAAAGTTGGCGATCAACTGGATTTCGATTTTGTCGATGAGTTGCTCAATCACTATCAGTTTAATCAAACCGATTTTGTGTCCGAGCCAGGCGAGTTTTCTGTTCGAGGTGGAATTGTCGATGTGTTTTCTTTTGCTAATGAAAAACCTTTCAGAATAACTTTTTTTGGTAACGAGGTGGAAAGTATCAAAACTTTTGATATAGAAACGCAACTTTCTATTGGTAAAGTTACAGATTTTCAATTGGTTTCGAACATGAATTATAGTGTTGCTGGAACTAAAGTTTCTTTGTTTGAGTTGCTTCCTCGAGATTGTTTTGTATTAGCAAAAAATGCTTTCATGTCATTAATTCAGGTTAAGAATTTTTACGAAAAAGCAGAAGCTAAGTTTGAAACTTTGAGTAAAGATATTAAACATCAATCGCCAAAAGAACTTTTTGTTTCTCCCGAAGATTTTTCTAAAGCTTTGAAAGATCGTCCGATGGTGGATTTTACTTTGGACACATTAAAGCTTGATGGTGCTGATTTTTTCCAAGTTGACGCGTTCCAAACCCAGCAACCAACATTTCATAAAAACTTCGAATTGCTCATCGAAGATCTTATGGAAAAACAGGCCGAAGGCTACGATACTTGGATTTCTTTTTCTACTGAAAAACAAAAAGAAAGACTCGAATCTATTTTTGAAGAATTAGAAAAAGAAGTGCCTTATAAAGGATTTTTGTCAGAGCTGCATGAAGGTTTCGTAGATAGTAAAAATAAAATTTCGGTTTATACAGATCATCAGATTTTTGATCGTTATCAACGGTTTAAAGCAAAGAATGCATTTGCTAAAAGTGAACAGTTGACACTCAAGGATTTAACATCTTTAAAGATTGGAGATTTCATTACGCATATCGATCATGGGATTGGCAAATTCATGGGATTGGTAAAAGTGAATAATGATGGCAAAGTTCAGGAGTGTTTTAAGCTAAGTTATAAAAATGGAGATTTGCTTTATGTAAGTATTCATTCACTTCACAAAATTTCAAAATATAACGGACCAGACGGTCGCGAGATTGTTCTCAGCAAACTCGGTTCGCCCGCATGGAAGTCTTTAAAACAGAAAACGAAAGCTAAGGTTAAGCAGATTGCATTTGATTTGATTAAGCTTTATGCTCAAAGAAAAATGGCTAGAGGATTTGCATTTTCGCCAGATTCTTATTTGCAAAATGAGTTAGAAGCTAGCTTTCTGTATGAAGATACACCCGACCAGGAAAAAGCGACCATTGATGTCAAACACGATATGGAAGCCGAAACGGTGATGGATAGGTTAATTTGTGGTGATGTAGGTTTTGGTAAGACCGAGGTTGCGATCCGTGCGGCTTTCAAAGCAGCGACAGATGGAAAGCAAGTTGCGATTTTGGTACCTACGACTATTTTGGCTTTTCAACATTACCGAAGCTTTAAAGAAAGACTTAAAGACTTTCCTGTTAACGTGTCGTATCTCAATAGGTTCCGAACGGCAAAACAAAAATCCGAAACCTTACAAGGCTTAGAAGATGGTAAAATTGATATTGTTATCGGAACACATCAGTTGGTTGGTAAAAATGTCAAGTTCAAGGATTTAGGTTTATTAATTATTGATGAAGAACATAAGTTTGGTGTTTCTGTAAAAGATAAATTAAAAACGTTGAAAAGCGATATAGATACTTTGACCTTGACCGCAACGCCTATACCTAGAACATTACAGTTTTCTTTGATGGCTGCGCGCGATTTATCGGTCATCAAAACGCCACCGCCCAATCGTCAACCTGTTGATACGCAGATGATAGGTTTTGATGAAGAAGTCATTCGTGATGCTGTTTCTTATGAGTTGCAACGTGACGGGCAAGTTTATTTTATTAACAACAGAATCGAAAACTTAAAAGACATTGCCGGACTTATCCAAAGATTGGTGCCAGATGCACGTGTTATTACAGGACATGGCCAAATGGATGGCAAGAAGTTAGAAGAAAATGTTTTGGATTTTATGGAAGGCAAATACGATGTATTGGTATCTACAACCATTGTTGAAAGTGGCGTGGATGTTCCGAATGCTAATACGATTTTCATAAATGATGCGCAGCGTTTCGGGATGGCGGATTTGCACCAGATGCGTGGACGTGTCGGACGTAGTAATAGAAAAGCTTTTTGCTATCTTGTAACACCGCCGATGGATATGATGACTTCGGATGCTAGAAAACGTCTTGAAGCGATAGAGCAGTTTTCAGATTTAGGAAGTGGTTTTCAGATTGCGATGAAGGATTTGGAAATTCGTGGCGCTGGAGATTTGTTAGGTGGCGAGCAAAGTGGATTTATCAACGAAATGGGGTTTGAAGCCTATCAAAAAATCATGCAAGAAGCACTTGAAGAATTAAAAGATGATGAAGAATTCGAAAAATTATTTGAGAATGAAGAAGAACGTCAAAAACTGATTAAAACTACGAAAGATGTTAATATTGAAACAGATCTAGACCTCATGTTGCCAGACGATTATGTGTCGAGCACAGAAGAAAGGCTGTCGCTTTACCAAAAATTAGCAGATATTGATAACGAAAAAGATTTAAATAAATTCGAAAACGAATTGATTGACCGTTTCGGAAATCTTCCAAAAGAAGCCATTAACTTGCTGAAAAATGTCAGCCTGAAATGGTTGGCTGCGGATATTGGATTTGATAAAATTGCTATGAAAAAACACACGTTCTTAGGCTATTTCCCGAGTAATCCACAAGATAAGTTTTATCAAACAGAAAAATTCCGGAAAGTGATAGCTTATCTCCAGCAAAATCCCGCCGAAGCACAACTCAAAGAAAAAGCAGGGAAGGAGGGAAGTCAACTGATGATGCGTATTGACAATATTAATAATGTGGACGCCGTTAATGTTTTATTAGAGAAGATTTTGGCAAGTTAA
- the pth gene encoding aminoacyl-tRNA hydrolase, which translates to MKYLIVGLGNKGDEYTETRHNVGFKVAEKIAEKIEAPFKSSNFGLLAEGKHKGRKVFVLKPDTYMNLSGNAVRFWMQKENIPLENILIVTDDLALPFGTLRMKMKGGAGGHNGLRNIEEVLKTGNYTRLRFGISAEFKDGQQVDYVLGKWSDEENEKLQERLDKFANACLSFVFAGVGNTMTAYNGK; encoded by the coding sequence ATGAAATATCTTATTGTCGGATTAGGCAACAAAGGTGACGAATATACAGAAACCCGGCATAATGTCGGGTTTAAAGTTGCTGAAAAAATCGCTGAAAAAATTGAAGCACCTTTCAAATCAAGCAACTTTGGATTATTAGCAGAAGGAAAACATAAAGGCCGAAAAGTCTTTGTCTTAAAACCGGATACTTACATGAATTTGAGTGGAAATGCCGTCCGGTTTTGGATGCAAAAAGAAAACATTCCTTTAGAAAATATATTGATTGTTACTGATGATTTGGCCTTGCCATTCGGAACTTTAAGAATGAAAATGAAGGGCGGAGCAGGCGGACACAATGGGCTACGCAATATTGAAGAAGTTCTTAAAACGGGCAATTATACAAGACTCCGTTTTGGGATTTCAGCAGAATTTAAAGATGGCCAACAAGTTGATTATGTCTTAGGAAAATGGTCCGACGAAGAAAATGAAAAACTACAAGAACGATTGGACAAGTTTGCAAATGCCTGTTTATCATTTGTTTTTGCTGGCGTGGGCAACACGATGACCGCCTACAACGGAAAATAA
- a CDS encoding superoxide dismutase → MAFELPKLGYAYDALEPNIDARTMEIHYTKHHQAYVDNLNKAIEGTELEGKTIEEVCKIGTDKPAVRNNGGGHFNHTLFWEILTPGGSKEPVGKVKEEIEKYGGFEKFKTDFSEAAKTRFGSGWAWLCKKEDGSVAVCSTPNQDNPLMPVADCKGTPILGLDVWEHAYYLNYQNRRPDYVGSFFDVINWDKVEELYNK, encoded by the coding sequence ATGGCTTTTGAATTACCTAAATTAGGTTATGCGTATGATGCTCTAGAACCGAACATCGATGCAAGAACAATGGAAATCCACTATACTAAACACCACCAAGCTTATGTTGACAATCTTAACAAAGCTATCGAAGGGACAGAACTAGAAGGTAAAACGATTGAAGAAGTTTGCAAAATTGGGACTGATAAGCCTGCTGTAAGAAATAATGGCGGTGGACATTTTAACCATACTTTGTTCTGGGAAATTCTGACACCGGGTGGAAGCAAAGAGCCTGTAGGAAAAGTAAAAGAAGAAATTGAAAAATATGGTGGTTTTGAAAAATTCAAAACTGATTTTTCTGAAGCGGCTAAAACTAGATTTGGATCTGGATGGGCTTGGCTATGTAAAAAGGAGGACGGAAGTGTTGCGGTATGCTCAACACCTAACCAAGATAACCCACTAATGCCAGTGGCAGATTGCAAAGGGACTCCAATTCTTGGTCTTGACGTTTGGGAACACGCTTATTATTTGAACTATCAAAACAGAAGACCTGACTATGTAGGTTCTTTCTTTGATGTTATCAACTGGGATAAAGTGGAAGAACTTTATAACAAATAG
- the lepA gene encoding translation elongation factor 4, with the protein MKNIRNFCIIAHIDHGKSTLADRLLEYTNTVTQRELQSQTLDDMDLEKERGITIKSHAIQMDYEYKGEKFVLNLIDTPGHVDFSYEVSRSIAACEGALLIVDAAQSIQAQTISNLYLALENDLTIIPILNKIDLPSANPEEVTDEIMNLIGCEYEDVLRVSGKTGDGVHNLLEQIVERIPAPVGEPDAPLQALIFDSVYNPFRGIEAYFKVVNGSIKKGQKVKFMATGKTYDADEVGTLKLKQLPKQEIKTGDVGYIISGIKDAREVKVGDTITATDNPALAAIDGFEEVKPMVFAGIYPIESEDFEELRFSLEKLRLNDASLVFEPESSAALGFGFRCGFLGMLHMEIVQERLDREFNMNVITTVPNVSYYGYTKKEPEVPILINNPSEMMDPMTMDRVEEPYIKASIITKSDFVGAVMTLCIEKRGEIVNQSYLTADRVELIFNMPLAEVVFDFYDRLKSISKGYASFDYHPIGFRASKLVKMDILINGDMVDALSSLIHDSNAYYIGKRMCEKLRELIPRQQFDIAVQAALGAKIIARETIKALRKDVTAKCYGGDISRKRKLLEKQKEGKKKMKQIGRVEVPQSAFMAVLKLND; encoded by the coding sequence ATGAAAAATATAAGAAACTTCTGCATCATTGCACATATCGATCACGGTAAAAGTACTTTGGCAGACAGACTTTTAGAATATACCAATACCGTTACCCAAAGAGAGCTTCAATCTCAGACTTTGGATGACATGGATTTGGAAAAAGAACGCGGTATCACCATTAAATCTCACGCCATCCAAATGGACTATGAGTATAAAGGTGAAAAATTTGTTCTTAACCTTATTGACACACCAGGACACGTAGATTTTTCTTACGAAGTTTCTCGTTCTATTGCCGCTTGTGAAGGTGCTTTGCTCATTGTAGATGCAGCTCAAAGTATTCAGGCGCAAACCATTTCCAACCTTTATTTGGCGTTAGAAAACGACCTTACGATTATTCCGATTCTTAATAAAATAGACCTTCCTTCGGCTAATCCTGAAGAAGTGACCGATGAAATTATGAATCTTATCGGTTGCGAATATGAGGATGTTTTAAGAGTTTCAGGAAAAACAGGTGATGGGGTCCACAATCTTTTAGAGCAAATCGTAGAAAGAATTCCAGCTCCAGTGGGTGAACCCGATGCACCGCTTCAAGCTTTGATTTTTGACTCTGTTTATAATCCTTTCCGAGGAATTGAAGCTTATTTTAAAGTCGTAAACGGAAGCATCAAAAAAGGCCAAAAAGTAAAATTCATGGCAACAGGAAAAACCTATGATGCCGATGAAGTGGGAACTTTGAAACTTAAGCAACTTCCAAAACAAGAAATTAAAACAGGAGATGTTGGTTATATTATTTCCGGGATTAAAGATGCTCGCGAAGTAAAAGTGGGCGACACCATTACCGCAACAGATAATCCAGCATTGGCAGCAATCGACGGTTTCGAAGAAGTAAAACCAATGGTTTTCGCAGGTATTTACCCTATTGAATCTGAAGATTTTGAAGAATTGAGATTTTCATTAGAAAAACTTCGATTGAATGATGCTTCTTTGGTTTTCGAGCCAGAAAGTTCTGCAGCTTTAGGATTTGGTTTCCGTTGCGGATTCTTAGGAATGCTTCATATGGAAATTGTGCAAGAGCGTTTGGATAGAGAGTTTAACATGAATGTTATTACCACCGTTCCCAACGTATCTTACTATGGATATACAAAGAAAGAACCAGAAGTTCCGATCTTGATTAACAACCCGTCAGAAATGATGGATCCCATGACGATGGATCGCGTGGAAGAACCTTATATTAAAGCTTCTATCATCACAAAATCAGATTTTGTAGGTGCTGTAATGACGCTTTGTATTGAAAAACGTGGCGAAATTGTCAACCAAAGTTATTTAACCGCAGACAGAGTAGAATTAATTTTCAATATGCCATTGGCGGAAGTTGTTTTCGATTTCTACGATCGTTTAAAATCAATTTCTAAAGGATATGCCTCTTTCGATTATCATCCAATCGGATTCCGTGCTTCTAAATTAGTGAAAATGGACATCCTTATTAATGGTGATATGGTAGATGCTTTATCTTCATTAATTCACGATTCCAATGCTTATTACATTGGAAAAAGAATGTGCGAAAAATTGCGTGAGTTGATTCCAAGACAACAGTTTGACATTGCTGTTCAGGCCGCTTTGGGAGCGAAAATTATCGCTAGAGAGACCATTAAAGCGCTAAGAAAAGACGTTACCGCAAAGTGTTATGGTGGCGACATCTCCAGAAAACGTAAACTTCTTGAAAAACAAAAAGAAGGGAAGAAGAAAATGAAACAAATTGGTCGTGTAGAAGTTCCTCAATCTGCATTTATGGCTGTATTGAAGCTGAACGATTAA
- a CDS encoding IS3 family transposase, translating into MFGVDRQVYYRHLKRRAKRQQNAQQVVDWVAELRMIHPKMGGKKLYFLLKEKLENLRIGRDKFFDFLRANHLLTIPKRSYHKTTNSYHRFKKHKNLIKDYQYKKPNNVWVSDITYLGNRENPAYLSLITDAYSKKIVGFDVSDSLATASCLNALKMALKKENPKSLIHHSDRGLQYCSDDYKKLLKKHKIRCSMTQESDPYENAIAERINGILKQEYDIDKFNVDLNTRKILVKQTVKVYNEFRPHLSNHYLTPMQMHQQQELIPKSYKKKNSTNTNICTV; encoded by the coding sequence TTGTTCGGGGTTGACCGACAGGTTTATTATCGTCATTTAAAGCGAAGAGCAAAGCGGCAACAAAATGCACAGCAGGTTGTGGATTGGGTAGCAGAGCTGCGAATGATTCATCCAAAAATGGGTGGAAAGAAACTGTATTTTCTTTTGAAAGAGAAACTTGAAAATTTAAGAATTGGCAGAGACAAATTCTTTGACTTCTTAAGGGCTAACCATTTGTTAACCATTCCCAAAAGAAGTTATCACAAAACGACCAATTCGTATCATCGTTTTAAAAAACATAAAAATTTGATTAAAGATTATCAATACAAAAAGCCTAATAATGTTTGGGTATCGGATATCACCTACTTGGGAAACAGAGAAAACCCAGCCTATTTAAGCTTGATAACCGATGCTTATTCTAAGAAAATCGTAGGCTTTGATGTGTCGGATTCTTTGGCTACAGCATCTTGTTTAAATGCTCTAAAAATGGCATTAAAAAAAGAAAACCCGAAGAGTCTTATTCATCACTCAGACAGAGGTTTACAATATTGTTCCGATGATTATAAAAAGCTATTGAAAAAGCATAAAATCCGTTGTAGTATGACACAAGAATCAGATCCTTATGAGAATGCCATAGCCGAAAGAATCAATGGAATTTTAAAACAGGAATATGATATTGATAAATTTAATGTAGATTTGAATACAAGAAAGATTTTGGTTAAACAAACTGTAAAAGTTTATAATGAGTTCAGACCACACTTGTCAAACCATTATTTAACGCCGATGCAAATGCACCAACAACAAGAATTAATACCAAAATCTTACAAAAAGAAAAACAGTACAAATACGAATATATGTACTGTTTAA
- a CDS encoding Y-family DNA polymerase has translation MFALIDCNNFFVSCERSLDATLQEKPVVVLSNNDGCVISRSNEAKALGIPMGAPAYQFKALFHHHHVTVLSAKFELYNYKSQGVIDISKSYAPEHEVYSIDELFLDFHGFKYVKLQTYATEIRNRVQREMDIPVSIGIAPTKTLCKVANRIVKKFPNQFPDGVYILDSKEKIEKALKWLSIEDVWGIGRRYANKMKDAGVYKAYDLLQKPEIWVRKIMGIHGARMLNELKGIPQLDLEKASDKKSITVSRSFMEMITEKDALRERIETFALYCAEKLRKQNSCCKSLSIYIGTNRFRKDLPAYNGFLSINLDNPTNSSIVLARAASQLFEQVFVEGFSYKKAGVFVSNFVPENARITSLFEDDVQNKHLPIMRAMDKLNRKYGKDKIRLGSMTGENTYGRKIMSEAYEHFLKNNTLPEANFRFFS, from the coding sequence ATGTTTGCGCTTATTGACTGTAATAATTTCTTCGTTAGTTGCGAGCGCTCTTTGGATGCGACTTTGCAAGAAAAACCTGTTGTAGTACTTTCCAACAACGATGGATGTGTTATTTCCAGAAGCAACGAGGCCAAAGCCCTAGGCATTCCGATGGGTGCGCCAGCCTATCAATTCAAGGCGCTTTTTCACCACCATCATGTAACAGTTTTGTCCGCCAAATTTGAACTTTACAATTACAAAAGTCAGGGCGTTATCGATATTTCTAAATCTTATGCGCCAGAGCACGAAGTCTATAGTATCGATGAGTTATTTTTGGATTTTCATGGTTTTAAATATGTTAAGCTTCAAACTTATGCTACAGAAATCCGAAATCGTGTACAACGAGAAATGGACATTCCTGTAAGTATCGGCATTGCTCCTACAAAAACACTTTGTAAGGTCGCTAACCGGATTGTTAAAAAATTTCCAAATCAATTTCCAGATGGCGTTTATATTTTAGATTCAAAAGAAAAAATAGAAAAAGCGCTGAAGTGGCTTTCTATCGAAGATGTTTGGGGAATTGGGCGGCGCTATGCTAACAAAATGAAAGATGCTGGCGTCTATAAAGCTTACGACCTTTTACAAAAACCGGAAATCTGGGTTCGGAAAATCATGGGCATTCACGGCGCAAGAATGCTGAATGAATTAAAAGGTATTCCACAACTTGACCTCGAAAAAGCATCTGATAAAAAATCGATTACGGTATCTCGTAGCTTTATGGAAATGATTACAGAAAAAGACGCTTTGCGCGAACGCATCGAAACTTTCGCTTTGTATTGCGCTGAAAAACTTCGTAAACAAAATTCTTGTTGTAAAAGTCTAAGCATCTATATTGGCACCAACAGATTTCGAAAAGATTTGCCAGCATACAATGGCTTTTTGTCTATCAATCTTGATAACCCGACCAACTCGTCTATCGTTTTGGCAAGGGCGGCTTCTCAACTTTTTGAGCAGGTTTTCGTAGAAGGCTTTTCTTATAAAAAAGCTGGCGTTTTCGTATCAAACTTCGTTCCTGAAAACGCTAGAATTACTAGCCTGTTTGAAGATGATGTCCAAAACAAACACCTTCCAATAATGCGCGCCATGGACAAGCTAAACCGAAAATATGGCAAAGACAAAATACGTCTTGGAAGTATGACTGGCGAAAATACCTATGGCAGAAAAATCATGTCAGAAGCCTATGAACACTTCCTCAAAAACAACACCCTTCCAGAAGCTAATTTTAGATTCTTTTCGTAA
- a CDS encoding energy transducer TonB, whose translation MKEKFQQHRLMLETEFNKRQSEFAKNGLADFVDQQKSYFMKKLDSVENAALVGVLVKVKNLEDLSKVLPRNSIDSKIGTSIGDAEAKYPGGITAIRNFISENIYTENINTEELANLTTKVRFVVERDGSVSQVKASGDSASLNRQSEIVLYLLPEKFSPAQINGTPVRSYYSIPITIAKN comes from the coding sequence ATGAAAGAAAAATTCCAACAACATCGATTGATGCTGGAAACTGAGTTTAATAAAAGACAAAGCGAATTTGCGAAAAATGGTTTGGCTGATTTTGTGGATCAACAAAAAAGCTATTTCATGAAAAAACTAGATAGCGTTGAGAATGCTGCCTTGGTTGGTGTTTTGGTAAAGGTTAAAAATCTTGAAGATCTTTCTAAAGTTTTACCTAGAAATAGTATAGACTCCAAAATAGGTACATCAATAGGTGATGCAGAAGCGAAATATCCTGGTGGAATTACAGCGATTAGAAATTTTATTTCAGAAAACATTTATACTGAAAATATCAATACAGAAGAGTTGGCTAACTTGACAACAAAAGTTAGGTTCGTTGTAGAACGCGATGGAAGTGTTAGTCAAGTCAAAGCCAGTGGCGACAGCGCTAGTCTCAATCGTCAAAGCGAAATTGTTTTGTATCTTCTACCAGAAAAATTTTCTCCAGCGCAGATTAACGGCACGCCCGTTCGATCGTATTATTCCATTCCTATTACAATTGCTAAAAACTAA